Within the Erpetoichthys calabaricus chromosome 1, fErpCal1.3, whole genome shotgun sequence genome, the region tgtacagagacatcctggatgaaaacctgctccagagcgctcttgacctcagactggggcgacttcttctttcttgtttgtttgtttctttctttctttctttctttctttcttctactATTTGAAAGGGTGTAgtgattattttaaataactCATTTACACATATTCACACAATTTTGGGACCTTCATcttgatttgtcatttttttgaaaAGCCTCATTAAATAACATAGGTCTTGTTTATTCTATTACAAGACCATAACATACTTTGTGATGGAACTTTGTAAACTCCAATGGCCAGAATGACACGAGAATTCATCTTGGGCTGTCAGGATAGAAGATGGTACAACCTGTAATGAGATACATTAGAATTCAATAatactagaaaaaatattttatggcaATTTTGCTAATAAGTAAGCATATCTGACCTCATATGCAATATGAATCATGATGAACTTCAGAATATACTGTCTAAAAGTTATAGGCACTTTCAAAAGTAATGTTATGAATAGTTTTTATTAACCAATACACTTCCTAAAGCTGCAGTAAACTGAGAAAAACATAAATGAAGTCAACATTTGGTATGGCCatcttttagttttattctctctacacaactgtttgtttttcagttaaTCACTTCAGTTCAACCTATTGTGAAGGCTAaagggtgccactgagccctaaACCTCCAAACAGAAATGCACAAACACAGTCCTGAGTTCAAACAAAAGGGTTTTTATTACAAATACCTTGTATAAAAAACAGACATACAAGAGgcctatttttctttcttctctctctctttctctattgcctgtctgacttgcctggacaaggcagtgtggtCTTTTATGGGGGACCcgagagtacttccagtgccaagaCTTCGCCCATTGAAAGCATTTCTGTGTAACTCCCTGCAGTACCCCATAGTGACACCTACAGACCCCAGTAGGGTTGCACTACTGAACTACAATTCATGGTGTCCGAATGGTACCGATATtaagggctgctgccatctagtgtacagGAGGAGAAGAAGTAGGAATTGTTGctctcccctgtccttccatattATGGGCGTCCTGTTCAGGTTAGGACCTCAAACCAACTCCGGCTGGGATGTCAGTACAGCATGTTGTCCATCACACTACACAATATGTCATTGATCATTAGCACTGGTTTATTTCATTTGCTTAATCAAACATGGGGCTATATGCCTACAAATATTTCACTTTCTTCATTTGGAGAGTGGTCTATAACTATAAATCTTATTGCATTGCTTCACTTTTTGCCAAAAGAATGCTTGGAACTCTAAAATATATTCTTTTCTATTGACATACTAAACCAAAAGACATCAAATAACCATTGTCTGTCCTGTTTTTAAATTGCAACCTCATATTTACACAAGTAATCAAATTTGctattttcattatgtttttcttttgatattgGTTGAAATTTATTGAAGCATCAAACACCAGTTAGTGAAATGTCAGGATTACTCTTTGTGCTTTTCTTGACCTGAATATACTGTTTTATACATCCTATTAATACATTTCTACTAGTAAATTGTATTTGATTCCATACAGCATTGACAGTAGCAATACTACAACATAATGTCCACCACCTTCTTTGCACTTACTGTCTCCAGGGATAACATGCGGAAGGTTCCCCCTGTCTCTTGTGTCACCTCCAGTAGGAAGTTTTGGGGTGGGCTTTGTCTGTCATTCCCACTGACACACACCACATGTATTGGTACTTTGTGAGGTTGGCAAGGCCTGCAGGTGGGTTCCCTAATAGGGCAATATGGAATCCCATCTGTGACCAAGCACACAGCATGACAGTGTGGGTCTAAAAGGGCCTCATTGAGAGCTGTAACTGTAGACAGGCCATCTGAAACTGATTGGCATTCCAGGCAAAGTATCCAAGACACAGCCTCAGCAAGAGAATTTGGACTGCACCACACAGAGCGGTCACACCATTTTCTGACCTAGGGGcaagaagaaaaacaatgaacTAAGCATAATATAAAATCTGCAGTATACAAAACAGTGCTCAACTGGTAAAATGATGTATggatgtatatattgtgaagtaAAGACAGTATAAGTTAAATATTATAGAAACTACAAAAAAAACGCTAAAACTAAACCTTGCTATTCAAAACAATGGCAGGAAATATTTAATGTGTATTGTTAAAAACACACATCCATGATCTGTACAGCTCCACACAAATAATAGCGATTTAACCACCCTTGTCTAATAACCTGTATTTCATCCATTATTTAAGCAACTTTAACCTAAACAGGCTCAGCATAGTATAAATTCCAATGGGACCATTTAAGCTTAACATTTAAtcataaaaaaatcttgaaaagcaAAGTTTGAGATAGCAATATTAACAAATATAGAATCATGTACCtcttattttaaatgcatttgattCATATATAAATAGTGCTGGAATGTGTACATAGCTGTAGAGCTAAACTGAATAGGATTAATTGCACCTCTGATTAACATTGCTGACGTATGGATCTTAGCATCCTGAGTTTCAATCCTATGCTCACTCATCATTTACATGGAGATGATacattctccccatatctgtgtgtgttttcctctgaattctatgTTTTACCTCTAcatgcccaaagacatgcagagtaAATTAACTGAACTCAAAATGGCGCTGTGTGAATAGGACGTATGTGTGAGTGGGCCATGCAATGGAGTGGGAACCTTTCCAGGGAAGATTatttgccttgtacccagtgctgtcgAGATAGGCTTGACCCCAACAACCCTGAATTATAACATatagaatgttatattatgttaattACACTTCTGTTGGGCACAGTTTGACATTTACTTTCCACTGCTGCTTGTCAGATTTTTTTCAGACATCTCATTAGCATCACATTACATCTACTACTGCTGCTGTATTCATTTACTAATCATCATCCATCCACCTACTTTCAATCATAAGGAGAAATTCCAAACTCCAAAAATGACCACTAAATCTAATACACAAACCTCTTCTTTAAGTAAGCGGCCAAGTTGATTGAGTGAATTAGACATTAAGAAAATTTGTTATTCATAGAATAACATATTCAAACATATTTTATGTAAACAGAGATGAGGTACCTTGCATAGCAAAAATGAAGAAGACAGATGGTCCATTGAAGCATCAGACCAGTGAAATCTAATCTCCCAAAGATATTATAtgatacctgggagtgcagctggatgataaactggactggactgccaatactgatgctctgtgcaagagaggacagagccgactatacttccttagaaggctggtgtctttcaacatctgcaataagatgctgcagattttctatcagatggttgtggcgagtgccctcttctatgcggcagtgtgctggggaggcagcataaagaagagggatgcctcacgcctggacaaactggtgaggaaggcaggctctattgtaggcacggcgctggacagtttgacatccgtggcagagcaacgggcgctcagcaggctcctgtcaattatggagaatccactgcatccactaaacagtgtcatcaccagacagaagagcagcttcagcaacagactgctgtcactgtcctgctccactgacagactgaggagatcattcctcccccacactatgcaactattcagttccacccgggggggtaaacgttaacattatacaaagttattgtctgttatacctgcatttttgtcactctttaattaaatattgtttattatcaatatgctgctgagtatgtgaatttccccttaggattaataaagtatctatctatctagctatctatctatctatgagttgGGGAATTTTGTGGGAGCACACACTTCAATATGTTGCTATGGTTCATTACTGTATGTGCAGGCTCCACTGTTATGTCACATTGAGGCCACAGCCAGATCAGAGCCCAAAAAGAAGTACAAAGGACACCTTGTGGATTAAGGTATGTGTATTAACCAAAAGGCAAACTAATGGTTGGTGAAATAAAAAGGGATAATGCTGCAAGAAAATgtgataaacaaatattttaaacgaACAAATAattactacagtacagtttgtCAATAGTATATACATTATTTATGAAAACAGTTGTTTAGAATTATTTGCCAAAGGACTAGTTATTTCAACTCTTGCCTATGGGTACATGCTGAAAAAGAATCAGTGTTTATTCATCAATTATAAATTAATGTTTGAAAGTCATTTACCTTACTGTTAAACTCAATTATGTTAAATTTAAAGTGAGGAAGAGCCTGGGCCCTACAGTTCAGCTCCTGAATAAGGTGATCCTTCACAGCTTGCAAGCTTTCATACATGCTTCCTGATGTATCCAGCACAAAGATGACATTCCACTCTCTAATGCCATGAAACATGTTTGGAGGTCCATGGACATGGCAATGAGATCTGTGTGCTGGCATTGCCGTGGGATTAAAAATAACCTGAAACACAGAAGCAGAATTACTGTAGACTTGAACCTTGTCAGAGTTTCATATGATTCTGCAGAGACATGGTTTGAAATGATTTAGTGATTCCATGCCAAATCAGGCAAGGTGACAATGTTATGAACATACTTTATGCAAAAAACTATATCTTGTTTACTGATTTACAGTATTAGACTTAATAATGACAGAGAGCATAAAGACATATAAATGCACAGTATGTAAAAAAGCTGGTAACAATCATTTGtccatctgtttttttaaacatctacagtatataaaaaagaaaaattcaactgAAGGTTAACCATGCATTGGTGCAGACTTAATTATGACTTCCAGCTTTTTGGGGGCAAAATTTTATAGTATGGTAACCTTTTTCACATATATGAACCATGTGGACAAACTGGTCATACTAGATGTCAGTTAATCTGCATGTGGAATGGCTGTGAAATTAGTATTTATTTTGGTTACgagtaaacaaagaagaaaataatgaagGCTGAAAAAATTACTTTGAAGTTGAATTCATAGAATAGTGGAAGTCTACTAAACAGTTTTGTACCTGTCCTGTATCCAGTaggaggcatggtggcacagtggtagcactgctgactctcagtaaggagaccagggtttgcatcccaggttcTCccagtgtggactttgcatgttctcccaatgtctgcgtgcgattcctccgggtgctccagtttcttcccacagtccataATTTTAAGCTGCCAGACCTCAgctacattatccatccatccatccatccatccattttccaacccgctgaatccgaacacagggtcacgggggtccgctggagccaatcccagccaacacagggcatgaaccaatcccgggcagggtgccaacccaccgcaggacacacacaaacacacccacacaccaagcacacactagggccaatttaaaatcgccaatccacctaacctgcatgtctttggactgtgggaggaaaccggagcccccggaggaaacccacgcagacacggggagaacatgcaaactccacgcaggtaggacccgggaattgaacccaggtccccagatctcccaactgcgaggcagcagcgctacccactgcgccaccgtgccgccctcagctACATTATGAATTGTCCTAATACTTCCACTGCTGCAAGGACCAAATTGGTGAGCATGACCTCCGACGTATTAGAAAAAGGCGATTTCTCCAAATACTAAGAAAACACACCACTTCCCTCAGCGCTGGTGCCAGTGGTGCGTGTGGTTGTGCTGTCAGGATTATTGCTtgtacaaaacacacacattcactctACAGGCCAAAACAGTAAACAAACACGGTGTCTTAAGTCCTGAATGTGGCAGATACAAGAGGGGCTGAATAAGGCATTGAACATATTGATCCGAATGTCGTCGTATATGTAGACTTTCATTAATTTTTCCGACACATACATAATTGTGACTTTAATTGAAACGTCATTCCAGTACCACGCTTAACGTAGtgttaaaatattcaaattagtGTGTACTCACCTTCAACAGAAGTAAATATTTAGGGGGCAGTAATAAATGATGCTAAAGCTTTGATTATTTCCTCAATACAAAGTAGTTCGCCGAAGTGCAGCATCTCGAGGACAGGATTGTATATAAGTTGCCTGGCGACAGGAATAGTTCAAGTTGTacaatatgggggggggggggggggggggggggggtgttcaaATACCATTATACGCCAAGATATTCAGTCATGACGacacattaattttaaatattatccttgttaaacatttataatatttGCCTTGATGTACTTAatcaaaaaacaactgaaaaaacagaatccaaaccTCAAAAGAGCCTGGTAATACcaacttatttacttatttgtaaaGGAAAAACGTAGTGTAATTGTGTATTTATTGTCCCAAACTGCAACGTCTTATTAAGACCTACTTGCTGGTACTAGACATTGGCAAAccttttggtgtgtgtgtatgtttcttTACAGCATTTGTGTCGTTTTTCGCTTCCTCCCCTCTTCCATTGATAAATCTCCCCGTCGCTGGATCCTTGGTGCGCATGTGCGAAATTAACCAATGGTAACACGCCTTGTTAGAAGGTTTCAAAGGTTCAGACAAGAGAGGTGACATTTGGCaggctgtctgtctgtgtacaaaggacaaatgaaataaaataaaagtacaatttaAAGGAAACTACATTGAAACCAGAGAAATGTCTTCTCTAGTAAGAATCGGGTCCGTATTTCGGGCCGGGTCACAGCTGCTTAGCCGAGGTCCAGCGCGagttggattcagaaagtatgttTGACTAGATATGTGTTTTAAGAGAATTGCAAAGTCAAAtgtattatgattttattttttgacgCATGTTGCCGAATCTCTCCACCTGTGTGTATTTCCCATTTTGGTGTTGGTTACTTGTGCATATTCCAGGATTCATGGTTAAAAAAATGTAGTTAACGGCCTTGCAGTGTTTGTTTGATGATTCTTTTCAGATGATGCTCATACACTAACCCGCCAGTGTTTTTGCTTATGTTACATTTCTACAAATCAAATATATTGCTAATGCAGTCTGTGTatgcatattttaaacttttatgtGTACAGTTAATTCTTGAGGTGAATCCATGAGAAGCGACATTTGTATGTATTTAGAAAAGCATGTGGCATATAGaaaaatagatatacagtaatatatgaaATATTAGGTATGTACAGTCGGATGTTTGTAATTTGTATATCTTATGACGAGAGATTA harbors:
- the LOC127528781 gene encoding von Willebrand factor A domain-containing protein 3B-like, which encodes MPAHRSHCHVHGPPNMFHGIREWNVIFVLDTSGSMYESLQAVKDHLIQELNCRAQALPHFKFNIIEFNSKVRKWCDRSVWCSPNSLAEAVSWILCLECQSVSDGLSTVTALNEALLDPHCHAVCLVTDGIPYCPIREPTCRPCQPHKVPIHVVCVSGNDRQSPPQNFLLEVTQETGGTFRMLSLETVSAKKVVDIML